A single Mus caroli chromosome 15, CAROLI_EIJ_v1.1, whole genome shotgun sequence DNA region contains:
- the Wdr97 gene encoding WD repeat-containing protein 97 isoform X3, with protein MEDRLIETGNHYSSEGDHLALDVDVYDHDIYDIPDPGVLIEKNELGLLGGPQVPHLFTNSQRWQNMSLRRRARLLWLHLRAYLHDIVEKEKRAELRVARMTHGLEPLRHLEVEAGLCSVAQDPVGERFMVLDGEGYLHQHTKDGWEQAKLKPPVILNGLVTVPGPLGEIGRFVGWGPAGLSILGPDLHLLWLSKPRVNKSLDQEPFCCLPVPSLSLLIVAQMGGSLELWKFRSGGRCLVPCGSPLRPPPGLSGSFKCLALGLEPDHCSWHCFAAYGSAVLTFDLDDWALINVSQDLHKTIISDLDYCEEMDAMVTASRDSTVKVWEADWQIRMVFVGHTGPVTAMTVLPNSTLAVSASQDGTIRTWDLRAAAQVGEVTLGCWTEDVISEKVSHLLAPASPGWPVLSLCSKSIELWRVRTLYSPLAQLSAPVLHIQVAPVLPAPTDPSLPARLVCACADGSVHLVSATTGRTVSSLLLEPEDCAAGVAYCLSREALWVLTRSGHLVRANAARCPMVVVHRLRPPPPPAPQPCCLHLYSHLTDPRSAFACWEIVRHNQGDMLRSAIAWAWKNKNRFLPVMGHSDGTLSVLDWRTSVTVFHTEAHSPGPVTAIGSTWSSIVTSGGDLTVKMWRVFPYAEECLSLLQTFSCCHPVVMLCVLGKRITAGFEDPESATYGLVQFGLGDKMRCDHRPQDDPMDHITGEHGTEPRRSPCPHPQLLPNLSLPLGLCCCPTLKIFACSSLDCTIRIWTRENHLLRLLQLDGPPQALAFASNNGDLVFSLGSRLHLVSYLTYLPTSYLVKKLCLKTPDMISDPPLPLTSKKPLTSSQLQRLANLRGAASLSVALPFGYYKRSEPQQPVLKKDLETIIARDQDLQELIQGLVAPATRPPLTLKQRHKAFDNYLHLIYGSELMGIKPERGSQQWGTSAPSTEKESLDQESQPGPVMIVGQAAFSNDVQPVSPLSFPQSPGAPGKRFARPPRVSLPIPPTYRRVHSQASQLLARSSLSCELGLGLDLQVQWDQFAVKATDLDTSIDYMKNRVPLLLQRKPSEPLSKLMGFFPATIKPYRLRSRPIKFPGCVPNSAVLRQMWLQAEVSSLGSLAELSSQSRTKAESEDEQWSRHRKHSSLRWRNKLFGLLRLTRRKGAEEEEEERREEEVFERDLIPSSRTSETEQEHWGPDTDSATDLISKLCNEASKTKSYSRPLQFGRSFLEERYGHLPKFLHYFVVQNWFKKLFPIFTLEAYPEMGTIEGLASMFLDFLLKASWADRVNILNALLRLLPDITGNLRIRLQAKLLYLLNQDDPPKLQDQTQKEFVMMALQLLLACSLDVLEVVLEIISYYLYSPVSCRQELKKLLEGMGLHDPEGVLFKEIMTWVEDLKVESKANIRTQCQQKLEDIYLQADTLEQSTVSIFVEPSRQVSQTSLISGGSLPAMSTSWTFSRTSEMSPVPSPVEPIESMEQVTSMVSIPELQMASSHAQIRIQKTKKVLADMLQTFGLEDSEYPFKSDERRESPLAQTLWARSQIVDLFHMDMLNLFCEKRRAQQQRSLMGEEEEEEGKEEEEEEEEEEEEHLPVSLLRRRHQLRPNAVLRPHRERWLYPILRLQEAKAQDFGVFLRTYTLFAWLPTSRSQDAEQGADG; from the exons ATGGAGGACAGGctaatagaaacaggcaaccacTATTCATCCGAGGGTGACCACTTAGCTCTGGATGTAGATGTTTATGATCATGACATCTACGATATCCCAGATCCTGGGGTGCTCATAGAAAAAAATG AACTGGGTCTGTTGGGGGGACCACAGGTCCCGCATCTCTTTACCAATAGTCAGAGATGGCAGAATATGTCACTGCGTCGCCGTGCCAGACTGCTGTGGCTACACCTACGTGCATACCTCCACGACATTGTAGAAAAG GAGAAGAGAGCAGAGCTGCGGGTCGCTCGCATGACACATGGGCTGGAGCCACTGCGTCACCTCGAGGTGGAAGCTGGACTGTGCTCAGTAGCGCAGGATCCAGTGGGTGAACGCTTCATGGTACTCGATGGGGAAGGTTACCTGCATCAGCATACGAAGGATGGCTGGGAGCAGGCAAAGCTGAAGCCTCCTGTCATACTTAACGGGCTTGTGACTGTGCCTGGCCCTCTGGGAGAGATAGGCCGCTTTGTTGGCTGGGGTCCAGCTGGACTAAGCATATTAGGGCCAGACTTGCACCTGCTCTGGCTAAGCAAGCCACGGGTGAACAAGTCACTGGACCAGGAACCTTTTTGCTGTTTACCAGTGCCCAGCCTGAGTCTGTTGATTGTGGCCCAGATGGGTGGCAGCCTGGAGCTCTGGAAGTTCCGTTCAGGTGGTCGCTGTCTGGTACCCTGTGGTTCACCTTTGCGACCACCACCGGGCTTGTCTGGCTCGTTCAAGTGCCTGGCCCTAGGGCTGGAACCTGACCACTGCAGTTGGCATTGCTTTGCTGCCTATGGCTCGGCGGTGCTCACCTTTGATCTGGACGACTGGGCTCTCATAAATGTTAGCCAGGATCTGCATAAAAC CATCATCTCAGACCTGGATTACTGTGAGGAGATGGACGCCATGGTTACAGCTTCCCGGGATAGTACTGTGAAAGTGTGGGAGGCTGACTGGCAGATCCGGATGGTGTTTGTAGGACACACAG GTCCAGTGACAGCTATGACAGTGCTCCCAAATAGCACGCTGGCAGTGTCTGCTTCACAGGACGGGACAATTCGCACATGGGACCTGCGGGCCGCAGCTCAGGTAGGAGAGGTAACTCTGGGTTGCTGGACCGAAGACGTAATCTCTGAGAAAGTGAGCCATTTGCTGGCTCCTGCAAGTCCTGGCTGGCCGGTGCTCTCTCTCTGCTCAAAAAGCATAGAGCTATGGCGTGTGCGTACCCTCTATTCACCATTAGCACAGCTATCCGCACCAGTGCTCCATATACAGGTGGCGCCAGTGCTACCAGCGCCAACTGATCCATCTCTGCCTGCTCGCCTTGTATGCGCCTGCGCAGATGGATCGGTCCACCTGGTGTCCGCTACTACAGGACGAACTGTGAGTTCACTGCTGTTGGAACCGGAGGACTGTGCAGCTGGGGTGGCTTATTGTTTGTCTCGAGAAGCATTGTGGGTGCTAACACGCTCAGGGCACCTAGTGCGCGCCAATGCCGCACGCTGCCCGATGGTGGTGGTACACCGCCTGCgtccacctccacccccagcgCCGCAGCCCTGCTGCCTGCACCTCTACAGCCATCTTACAGATCCTCGAAGTGCATTCGCTTGCTGGGAGATTGTGCGCCATAATCAGGGTGACATGCTCCGCAGTGCCATTGCCTGGGCCTGGAAAAATAAGAATAG GTTTCTTCCGGTGATGGGGCACTCAGATGGCACACTGTCTGTGTTGGATTGGCGCACATCAGTAACAGTCTttcacacagaagcacacagtcCAGGACCAGTGACTGCTATTGGGTCCACCTGGAGCAGCATTGTGACTTCAG GTGGAGACCTGACAGTAAAGATGTGGCGTGTATTCCCATACGCTGAGGAATGCCTGAGTCTGCTACAGACCTTTTCCTGTTGCCACCCGGTGGTGATGCTCTGTGTCCTGGGGAAGCGCATCACTGCAGGCTTTGAGGATCCAGAGAGTGCCACCTATGGCCTGGTGCAGTTTGGCCTGGGTGACAAAATGCGTTGTGACCACCGGCCGCAGGATGACCCTATGGACCATATCACTGGTGAGCATGGAACAGAGCCAAGGAGAAGCCCGTGCCCTCACCCTCAACTGCTTCCTAATCTTAGTCTGCCCCTAGGTCTGTGCTGCTGCCCCACCCTTAAGATATTTGCCTGCTCCAGCCTGGATTGCACCATCCGAATATGGACCAGGGAGAACCACCTGCTGCG GCTCCTGCAGCTTGATGGTCCCCCTCAGGCCCTAGCCTTCGCCAGCAACAATGGAGACCTGGTCTTCTCACTAGGCTCCCGCCTCCACCTGGTGTCCTATTTGACCTATTTACCTACATCTTATCTAGTTAAG AAATTGTGTCTGAAGACCCCTGATATGATCAGTGACCCACCACTGCCACTCACCAGCAAGAAGCCACTGACTTCCAGCCAGTTGCAGAGGCTTGCCAATCTACGCGGAGCAGCGAGCCTCAG TGTGGCCTTGCCCTTCGGCTATTACAAGAGATCAGAACCTCAGCAGCCAGTGTTGAAAAAG GACTTGGAGACTATCATAGCCCGGGATCAAGACCTTCAAGAACTGATACAAGGACTGGTGGCCCCAGCAACTCGGCCCCCACTAACCTTGAAGCAGCGCCACAAAGCCTTCGACAATTACTTACATCTGATCTATGGGTCTGAACTGATG GGCATAAAGCCTGAAAGGGGGTCCCAGCAGTGGGGCACTTCAGCCCCTTCCACAGAGAAGGAGTCATTGGACCAGGAGAGCCAGCCTGGACCTGTCATGATTGTTGGGCAGGCTGCATTTAGCAATGATGTTCAGCCAGTGTCCCCACTCTCATTCCCCCAATCCCCGGGAGCTCCAGGAAAGCGCTTTGCCCGCCCTCCCCGAGTCTCCTTGCCCATTCCACCTACCTACCGGAGGGTGCATAGCCAGGCATCCCAG CTTCTAGCACGTTCCTCCCTGAGCTGTGAGCTGGGCCTCGGATTGGACCTACAGGTGCAGTGGGATCAGTTTGCAGTCAAGGCCACAGACCTGGACACATCAATCGACTACATGAAGAATAGG GTTCCACTGTTGCTGCAAAGAAAGCCCTCAGAGCCTCTCTCAAAGCTCATGGGCTTCTTTCCTGCTACCATAAAGCCCTACAGG CTACGTTCTCGGCCCATCAAGTTTCCCGGCTGTGTACCCAACTCTGCGGTACTGCGGCAAATGTGGTTGCAAGCAGAGGTCAGCAGTCTTGGCTCCCTAGCAGAGCTTTCTAGCCAGAGCAGAACCAAG GCAGAAAGTGAAGATGAGCAGTGGTCAAGGCACCGAAAGCATTCTTCTCTCAGGTGGCGAAATAAACTATTCGGTTTGCTCCGACTGACAAGGAGGAAAGgcgcagaggaagaagaggaggagagaagggaagaggaagtgtTTGAGAGAGACTTGATCCCCTCTTCCCGAACTTCGGAGACAGAGCAAGAACACTGGGGACCAGACACAGAT AGCGCCACAGATTTGATCTCAAAACTTTGCAATGAAGCCTCTAAGACTAAGAGCTACTCTCGTCCCCTCCAATTTGGACGCTCATTCTTGGAAGAACGCTATGGGCATTTGCCAAAGTTCCTGCATTATTTTGTGGTCCAGAACTGGTTCAAAAAACTGTTCCCTATCTTTACCCTGGAG GCCTATCCAGAGATGGGCACAATAGAGGGCTTGGCTTCCATGTTTTTGGACTTCCTGTTAAAAGCTTCCTGGGCGGACAGAGTGAACATTCTAAACGCCCTGCTGAGGTTGTTGCCTGACATCACGGGTAACCTCCGAATCCGGCTGCAGGCCAAACTCTTGTACTTGCTCAACCAGGATGATCCGCCCAAGCTCCAG GACCAGACACAGAAGGAGTTTGTGATGATGGCACTGCAGCTGCTCCTGGCCTGCagcctggatgtcctggaagtGGTGTTGGAAATTATCTCTTACTACCTGTATTCTCCAGTCAGCTGCAG GCAGGAGCTCAAGAAGCTGCTGGAGGGGATGGGGCTCCACGACCCAGAAGGTGTGCTGTTCAAGGAAATTATGACCTGGGTTGAGGACTTGAAAGTTGAATCCAAGGCCAATATACGCACCCAGTGTCAACAGAAGCTTGAAGACATTTATCTCCAG GCGGATACCTTGGAGCAGTCCACAGTCAGTATATTTGTGGAGCCTTCCAGGCAGGTCTCACAAACCTCCCTCATTTCTGGGGGAAGCTTGCCTGCCATGAGCACCTCTTGGACATTCTCACGAACATCAGAAATGTCACCCGTGCCTTCACCCGTGGAGCCTATAGAGTCTATGGAGCAGGTGACGTCTATGGTATCCATCCCAGAACTCCAGATGGCAAGCTCACATGCACAAATTCGTatccagaaaaccaaaaaggTACTTGCCGATATGCTGCAGACCTTCGGTCTGGAGGACTCCGAGTATCCATTTAAGTCTGATGAGAGAAGAGAGTCACCACTGGCGCAGACATTATGGGCACGCTCTCAGATAGTAGATCTGTTTCATATGGATATGCTTAATCTCTTCTGTGAGAAGCGGCGGGCACAGCAACAGAGATCAttgatgggagaggaggaggaggaggaggggaaggaggaagaggaagaggaagaagaggaggaagaggagcattTACCTGTCTCACTCCTACGACGACGCCACCAGCTAAGGCCCAATGCTGTGCTGCGGCCACATCGGGAACGCTG GCTCTATCCAATCCTCCGTCTTCAGGAGGCCAAGGCACAAGACTTTGGTGTGTTTCTCAGGA CCTATACTTTGTTTGCCTGGCTTCCCACATCCAGGTCACAAGATGCAGAGCAAGGAGCTGACGGCTGA
- the Wdr97 gene encoding WD repeat-containing protein 97 isoform X2, with protein sequence MEDRLIETGNHYSSEGDHLALDVDVYDHDIYDIPDPGVLIEKNELGLLGGPQVPHLFTNSQRWQNMSLRRRARLLWLHLRAYLHDIVEKEKRAELRVARMTHGLEPLRHLEVEAGLCSVAQDPVGERFMVLDGEGYLHQHTKDGWEQAKLKPPVILNGLVTVPGPLGEIGRFVGWGPAGLSILGPDLHLLWLSKPRVNKSLDQEPFCCLPVPSLSLLIVAQMGGSLELWKFRSGGRCLVPCGSPLRPPPGLSGSFKCLALGLEPDHCSWHCFAAYGSAVLTFDLDDWALINVSQDLHKTIISDLDYCEEMDAMVTASRDSTVKVWEADWQIRMVFVGHTGPVTAMTVLPNSTLAVSASQDGTIRTWDLRAAAQVGEVTLGCWTEDVISEKVSHLLAPASPGWPVLSLCSKSIELWRVRTLYSPLAQLSAPVLHIQVAPVLPAPTDPSLPARLVCACADGSVHLVSATTGRTVSSLLLEPEDCAAGVAYCLSREALWVLTRSGHLVRANAARCPMVVVHRLRPPPPPAPQPCCLHLYSHLTDPRSAFACWEIVRHNQGDMLRSAIAWAWKNKNRFLPVMGHSDGTLSVLDWRTSVTVFHTEAHSPGPVTAIGSTWSSIVTSGGDLTVKMWRVFPYAEECLSLLQTFSCCHPVVMLCVLGKRITAGFEDPESATYGLVQFGLGDKMRCDHRPQDDPMDHITGLCCCPTLKIFACSSLDCTIRIWTRENHLLRLLQLDGPPQALAFASNNGDLVFSLGSRLHLVSYLTYLPTSYLVKKLCLKTPDMISDPPLPLTSKKPLTSSQLQRLANLRGAASLSVALPFGYYKRSEPQQPVLKKDLETIIARDQDLQELIQGLVAPATRPPLTLKQRHKAFDNYLHLIYGSELMGIKPERGSQQWGTSAPSTEKESLDQESQPGPVMIVGQAAFSNDVQPVSPLSFPQSPGAPGKRFARPPRVSLPIPPTYRRVHSQASQLLARSSLSCELGLGLDLQVQWDQFAVKATDLDTSIDYMKNRVPLLLQRKPSEPLSKLMGFFPATIKPYRLRSRPIKFPGCVPNSAVLRQMWLQAEVSSLGSLAELSSQSRTKAESEDEQWSRHRKHSSLRWRNKLFGLLRLTRRKGAEEEEEERREEEVFERDLIPSSRTSETEQEHWGPDTDSATDLISKLCNEASKTKSYSRPLQFGRSFLEERYGHLPKFLHYFVVQNWFKKLFPIFTLEAYPEMGTIEGLASMFLDFLLKASWADRVNILNALLRLLPDITGNLRIRLQAKLLYLLNQDDPPKLQDQTQKEFVMMALQLLLACSLDVLEVVLEIISYYLYSPVSCRQELKKLLEGMGLHDPEGVLFKEIMTWVEDLKVESKANIRTQCQQKLEDIYLQADTLEQSTVSIFVEPSRQVSQTSLISGGSLPAMSTSWTFSRTSEMSPVPSPVEPIESMEQVTSMVSIPELQMASSHAQIRIQKTKKVLADMLQTFGLEDSEYPFKSDERRESPLAQTLWARSQIVDLFHMDMLNLFCEKRRAQQQRSLMGEEEEEEGKEEEEEEEEEEEEHLPVSLLRRRHQLRPNAVLRPHRERWLYPILRLQEAKAQDFGVFLRSHKMQSKELTADGSLRVLKLPLPRVDLQPFPPGWPAPPRALPPLLLQPSLQRYFLLQDTYPDAFS encoded by the exons ATGGAGGACAGGctaatagaaacaggcaaccacTATTCATCCGAGGGTGACCACTTAGCTCTGGATGTAGATGTTTATGATCATGACATCTACGATATCCCAGATCCTGGGGTGCTCATAGAAAAAAATG AACTGGGTCTGTTGGGGGGACCACAGGTCCCGCATCTCTTTACCAATAGTCAGAGATGGCAGAATATGTCACTGCGTCGCCGTGCCAGACTGCTGTGGCTACACCTACGTGCATACCTCCACGACATTGTAGAAAAG GAGAAGAGAGCAGAGCTGCGGGTCGCTCGCATGACACATGGGCTGGAGCCACTGCGTCACCTCGAGGTGGAAGCTGGACTGTGCTCAGTAGCGCAGGATCCAGTGGGTGAACGCTTCATGGTACTCGATGGGGAAGGTTACCTGCATCAGCATACGAAGGATGGCTGGGAGCAGGCAAAGCTGAAGCCTCCTGTCATACTTAACGGGCTTGTGACTGTGCCTGGCCCTCTGGGAGAGATAGGCCGCTTTGTTGGCTGGGGTCCAGCTGGACTAAGCATATTAGGGCCAGACTTGCACCTGCTCTGGCTAAGCAAGCCACGGGTGAACAAGTCACTGGACCAGGAACCTTTTTGCTGTTTACCAGTGCCCAGCCTGAGTCTGTTGATTGTGGCCCAGATGGGTGGCAGCCTGGAGCTCTGGAAGTTCCGTTCAGGTGGTCGCTGTCTGGTACCCTGTGGTTCACCTTTGCGACCACCACCGGGCTTGTCTGGCTCGTTCAAGTGCCTGGCCCTAGGGCTGGAACCTGACCACTGCAGTTGGCATTGCTTTGCTGCCTATGGCTCGGCGGTGCTCACCTTTGATCTGGACGACTGGGCTCTCATAAATGTTAGCCAGGATCTGCATAAAAC CATCATCTCAGACCTGGATTACTGTGAGGAGATGGACGCCATGGTTACAGCTTCCCGGGATAGTACTGTGAAAGTGTGGGAGGCTGACTGGCAGATCCGGATGGTGTTTGTAGGACACACAG GTCCAGTGACAGCTATGACAGTGCTCCCAAATAGCACGCTGGCAGTGTCTGCTTCACAGGACGGGACAATTCGCACATGGGACCTGCGGGCCGCAGCTCAGGTAGGAGAGGTAACTCTGGGTTGCTGGACCGAAGACGTAATCTCTGAGAAAGTGAGCCATTTGCTGGCTCCTGCAAGTCCTGGCTGGCCGGTGCTCTCTCTCTGCTCAAAAAGCATAGAGCTATGGCGTGTGCGTACCCTCTATTCACCATTAGCACAGCTATCCGCACCAGTGCTCCATATACAGGTGGCGCCAGTGCTACCAGCGCCAACTGATCCATCTCTGCCTGCTCGCCTTGTATGCGCCTGCGCAGATGGATCGGTCCACCTGGTGTCCGCTACTACAGGACGAACTGTGAGTTCACTGCTGTTGGAACCGGAGGACTGTGCAGCTGGGGTGGCTTATTGTTTGTCTCGAGAAGCATTGTGGGTGCTAACACGCTCAGGGCACCTAGTGCGCGCCAATGCCGCACGCTGCCCGATGGTGGTGGTACACCGCCTGCgtccacctccacccccagcgCCGCAGCCCTGCTGCCTGCACCTCTACAGCCATCTTACAGATCCTCGAAGTGCATTCGCTTGCTGGGAGATTGTGCGCCATAATCAGGGTGACATGCTCCGCAGTGCCATTGCCTGGGCCTGGAAAAATAAGAATAG GTTTCTTCCGGTGATGGGGCACTCAGATGGCACACTGTCTGTGTTGGATTGGCGCACATCAGTAACAGTCTttcacacagaagcacacagtcCAGGACCAGTGACTGCTATTGGGTCCACCTGGAGCAGCATTGTGACTTCAG GTGGAGACCTGACAGTAAAGATGTGGCGTGTATTCCCATACGCTGAGGAATGCCTGAGTCTGCTACAGACCTTTTCCTGTTGCCACCCGGTGGTGATGCTCTGTGTCCTGGGGAAGCGCATCACTGCAGGCTTTGAGGATCCAGAGAGTGCCACCTATGGCCTGGTGCAGTTTGGCCTGGGTGACAAAATGCGTTGTGACCACCGGCCGCAGGATGACCCTATGGACCATATCACTG GTCTGTGCTGCTGCCCCACCCTTAAGATATTTGCCTGCTCCAGCCTGGATTGCACCATCCGAATATGGACCAGGGAGAACCACCTGCTGCG GCTCCTGCAGCTTGATGGTCCCCCTCAGGCCCTAGCCTTCGCCAGCAACAATGGAGACCTGGTCTTCTCACTAGGCTCCCGCCTCCACCTGGTGTCCTATTTGACCTATTTACCTACATCTTATCTAGTTAAG AAATTGTGTCTGAAGACCCCTGATATGATCAGTGACCCACCACTGCCACTCACCAGCAAGAAGCCACTGACTTCCAGCCAGTTGCAGAGGCTTGCCAATCTACGCGGAGCAGCGAGCCTCAG TGTGGCCTTGCCCTTCGGCTATTACAAGAGATCAGAACCTCAGCAGCCAGTGTTGAAAAAG GACTTGGAGACTATCATAGCCCGGGATCAAGACCTTCAAGAACTGATACAAGGACTGGTGGCCCCAGCAACTCGGCCCCCACTAACCTTGAAGCAGCGCCACAAAGCCTTCGACAATTACTTACATCTGATCTATGGGTCTGAACTGATG GGCATAAAGCCTGAAAGGGGGTCCCAGCAGTGGGGCACTTCAGCCCCTTCCACAGAGAAGGAGTCATTGGACCAGGAGAGCCAGCCTGGACCTGTCATGATTGTTGGGCAGGCTGCATTTAGCAATGATGTTCAGCCAGTGTCCCCACTCTCATTCCCCCAATCCCCGGGAGCTCCAGGAAAGCGCTTTGCCCGCCCTCCCCGAGTCTCCTTGCCCATTCCACCTACCTACCGGAGGGTGCATAGCCAGGCATCCCAG CTTCTAGCACGTTCCTCCCTGAGCTGTGAGCTGGGCCTCGGATTGGACCTACAGGTGCAGTGGGATCAGTTTGCAGTCAAGGCCACAGACCTGGACACATCAATCGACTACATGAAGAATAGG GTTCCACTGTTGCTGCAAAGAAAGCCCTCAGAGCCTCTCTCAAAGCTCATGGGCTTCTTTCCTGCTACCATAAAGCCCTACAGG CTACGTTCTCGGCCCATCAAGTTTCCCGGCTGTGTACCCAACTCTGCGGTACTGCGGCAAATGTGGTTGCAAGCAGAGGTCAGCAGTCTTGGCTCCCTAGCAGAGCTTTCTAGCCAGAGCAGAACCAAG GCAGAAAGTGAAGATGAGCAGTGGTCAAGGCACCGAAAGCATTCTTCTCTCAGGTGGCGAAATAAACTATTCGGTTTGCTCCGACTGACAAGGAGGAAAGgcgcagaggaagaagaggaggagagaagggaagaggaagtgtTTGAGAGAGACTTGATCCCCTCTTCCCGAACTTCGGAGACAGAGCAAGAACACTGGGGACCAGACACAGAT AGCGCCACAGATTTGATCTCAAAACTTTGCAATGAAGCCTCTAAGACTAAGAGCTACTCTCGTCCCCTCCAATTTGGACGCTCATTCTTGGAAGAACGCTATGGGCATTTGCCAAAGTTCCTGCATTATTTTGTGGTCCAGAACTGGTTCAAAAAACTGTTCCCTATCTTTACCCTGGAG GCCTATCCAGAGATGGGCACAATAGAGGGCTTGGCTTCCATGTTTTTGGACTTCCTGTTAAAAGCTTCCTGGGCGGACAGAGTGAACATTCTAAACGCCCTGCTGAGGTTGTTGCCTGACATCACGGGTAACCTCCGAATCCGGCTGCAGGCCAAACTCTTGTACTTGCTCAACCAGGATGATCCGCCCAAGCTCCAG GACCAGACACAGAAGGAGTTTGTGATGATGGCACTGCAGCTGCTCCTGGCCTGCagcctggatgtcctggaagtGGTGTTGGAAATTATCTCTTACTACCTGTATTCTCCAGTCAGCTGCAG GCAGGAGCTCAAGAAGCTGCTGGAGGGGATGGGGCTCCACGACCCAGAAGGTGTGCTGTTCAAGGAAATTATGACCTGGGTTGAGGACTTGAAAGTTGAATCCAAGGCCAATATACGCACCCAGTGTCAACAGAAGCTTGAAGACATTTATCTCCAG GCGGATACCTTGGAGCAGTCCACAGTCAGTATATTTGTGGAGCCTTCCAGGCAGGTCTCACAAACCTCCCTCATTTCTGGGGGAAGCTTGCCTGCCATGAGCACCTCTTGGACATTCTCACGAACATCAGAAATGTCACCCGTGCCTTCACCCGTGGAGCCTATAGAGTCTATGGAGCAGGTGACGTCTATGGTATCCATCCCAGAACTCCAGATGGCAAGCTCACATGCACAAATTCGTatccagaaaaccaaaaaggTACTTGCCGATATGCTGCAGACCTTCGGTCTGGAGGACTCCGAGTATCCATTTAAGTCTGATGAGAGAAGAGAGTCACCACTGGCGCAGACATTATGGGCACGCTCTCAGATAGTAGATCTGTTTCATATGGATATGCTTAATCTCTTCTGTGAGAAGCGGCGGGCACAGCAACAGAGATCAttgatgggagaggaggaggaggaggaggggaaggaggaagaggaagaggaagaagaggaggaagaggagcattTACCTGTCTCACTCCTACGACGACGCCACCAGCTAAGGCCCAATGCTGTGCTGCGGCCACATCGGGAACGCTG GCTCTATCCAATCCTCCGTCTTCAGGAGGCCAAGGCACAAGACTTTGGTGTGTTTCTCAGGA GTCACAAGATGCAGAGCAAGGAGCTGACGGCTGATGGTTCTCTCCGAGTGCTGAAGCTGCCACTTCCAAGAGTGGACTTGCAGCCCTTCCCCCCAGGCTGGCCCGCACCCCCACGGGCACTGCCCCCGCTCCTCCTTCAGCCTTCACTTCAACGCTACTTTCTGCTCCAAGATACATACCCCGATGCCTTCAGTTGA